In Prescottella soli, a genomic segment contains:
- a CDS encoding class I SAM-dependent methyltransferase, which yields MSVTRARSRAYADAMADWDGERYAQVSDLQRAMATRAIEGLDLHPDDHLLDVGCGDGYVTRLLAARLTAGYAVGVDASPRMITKAATSGAGGRAWFLIADARHLPLRSRFDVVVSFNALHWVPEQRQTLASIADVTRPGGRVLVQVVCAGERPSLESVAMDVARSPRWADRFAGFDAPFVHVDPGGYRALAASAGLTVTDLSVQDENWDFGSRDAFAAWCTAGSGAWTGHLSPADRPRFVDDWVRAYEDVSGRAGLFRYMQMRASLTPTGG from the coding sequence ATAAGCGTCACCCGAGCCCGGTCGCGGGCCTACGCTGATGCGATGGCCGACTGGGACGGCGAGCGCTACGCGCAGGTGAGCGATCTGCAGCGAGCGATGGCCACCCGCGCGATCGAGGGACTGGACCTGCACCCGGACGACCACCTGCTCGACGTCGGCTGCGGCGACGGTTACGTGACGCGCCTGCTCGCCGCGCGACTGACCGCCGGGTACGCCGTCGGCGTCGACGCGTCACCGCGGATGATCACGAAGGCCGCGACCTCCGGAGCCGGCGGGCGGGCCTGGTTCCTGATCGCCGACGCCCGCCACCTGCCGCTACGGAGCCGGTTCGACGTCGTCGTCTCCTTCAACGCCCTGCACTGGGTGCCCGAGCAGCGGCAGACGCTTGCCTCGATCGCCGACGTGACCCGGCCCGGTGGACGGGTGCTCGTCCAGGTGGTGTGCGCGGGCGAACGCCCGAGCCTCGAGTCCGTCGCGATGGACGTCGCCCGCTCGCCGCGCTGGGCCGATCGGTTCGCCGGATTCGACGCACCCTTCGTCCACGTCGACCCGGGCGGCTACCGCGCCCTCGCGGCGTCGGCGGGACTGACGGTCACCGACCTGTCCGTCCAGGACGAGAACTGGGACTTCGGGAGCCGCGACGCCTTCGCGGCCTGGTGCACCGCCGGATCCGGCGCCTGGACCGGACACCTCTCCCCCGCCGACCGGCCGCGGTTCGTCGACGACTGGGTGCGCGCGTACGAGGACGTCTCGGGACGGGCGGGACTCTTCCGGTACATGCAGATGCGGGCGTCGCTCACCCCGACCGGTGGCTAG
- a CDS encoding Ca2+-dependent phosphoinositide-specific phospholipase C, with amino-acid sequence MRTREHRSRLRCVARAAVLATLSTVVASVAVPSSSASVPYPLDDTLRLNQIQTMGTHNSYHPGLIPEGLPPSLGTKYPLEQIKMGLDYQHKPLTEQLNRLGVRHVELDVNADPEGGRFAEVPMLAEVGAPTHMADPAWAEPGLKVFHVPQADQQTTCVKFTACLGELKQWSAQNPGHVPIMVFVEFKDIDILGTYPNPPMPQWGPADYDRVDAEVRSVLSDDQLITPDDVKGAYPTLEAAVLGNHWPTLAESRGKFMFVNCNCLAGDRHRRDYLRQDGSLTGRVMFATSQPGNPDAAVILADESVQNADRIRDLVKAGYIVRTRSDINTVEARTNNTTARDAAFASGAQFVSTDYPEPDPRLHNDYSVQVPGGTPARCNPVNAPANCKPEDIENPAFLQIPPVGGSSSASSSGWGSLAGGSLFGS; translated from the coding sequence ATGAGAACGCGTGAACACCGATCACGGCTGCGTTGCGTCGCGCGCGCCGCGGTCCTCGCAACCCTGTCCACGGTCGTCGCATCCGTTGCGGTCCCCTCGTCGAGCGCCAGCGTCCCGTACCCGCTCGACGACACGCTGCGCCTGAACCAGATCCAGACGATGGGTACGCACAACAGCTATCACCCAGGGCTGATCCCGGAGGGGCTTCCTCCGTCGCTCGGCACCAAGTACCCGCTCGAGCAGATCAAGATGGGTCTCGACTACCAGCACAAGCCGCTGACCGAGCAGCTGAACAGGCTCGGGGTGCGGCACGTCGAACTCGACGTCAACGCCGACCCGGAGGGCGGCCGTTTCGCGGAGGTGCCGATGCTGGCCGAGGTGGGTGCCCCGACGCACATGGCCGACCCAGCGTGGGCCGAACCCGGTCTCAAGGTCTTCCACGTCCCGCAGGCCGACCAGCAGACCACTTGCGTGAAGTTCACCGCCTGCCTAGGCGAGCTGAAGCAGTGGTCGGCCCAGAACCCTGGGCACGTGCCGATCATGGTGTTCGTCGAGTTCAAGGACATCGACATTCTGGGGACCTATCCGAATCCTCCGATGCCGCAGTGGGGGCCCGCCGACTATGACCGCGTGGACGCGGAGGTTCGATCCGTCCTCTCCGACGACCAGCTCATCACTCCGGACGACGTCAAGGGCGCCTACCCCACGCTCGAGGCGGCGGTCCTGGGCAATCACTGGCCGACCCTCGCCGAGTCGCGCGGGAAGTTCATGTTCGTGAACTGCAATTGCCTTGCCGGCGACCGGCATCGCCGCGACTACCTCCGCCAGGACGGCAGCCTGACCGGCCGCGTCATGTTCGCCACCTCGCAGCCGGGCAACCCGGACGCCGCGGTGATTCTGGCCGATGAGTCGGTGCAGAACGCTGACCGGATCCGCGATCTGGTGAAGGCGGGCTACATTGTCCGCACCCGCTCCGACATCAACACCGTCGAGGCCCGCACCAACAACACCACGGCCCGTGACGCGGCCTTCGCGTCCGGCGCGCAGTTCGTCAGCACCGACTACCCCGAGCCGGATCCGAGGCTGCACAACGACTACTCGGTCCAGGTTCCGGGCGGCACGCCGGCGCGGTGCAATCCGGTGAACGCGCCCGCGAACTGCAAGCCCGAGGACATCGAAAATCCTGCCTTCCTGCAGATCCCACCGGTCGGGGGATCGAGCAGCGCGAGCTCGAGCGGCTGGGGTTCGCTCGCCGGCGGTTCACTGTTCGGCAGCTGA
- a CDS encoding TetR/AcrR family transcriptional regulator, translated as MAPERTNSADDTSSPRRRPRPRRRYAPGEDTHERILAAAVDHFSRYGYASTSIARIAADVGISDAAIIHHFGSKQELFLTAVDLREQPYVPVVTQVESVRELFGQFVSSVRESVRRPELVRFRAMLSGEALLESNPASMRLRENLVAILEALVPVVERGVATGELKPDVDARQVILELLALNDGVRSQWATMPDEIDLPRVFETAADGLLARITADGSGLR; from the coding sequence ATGGCGCCCGAACGGACGAACTCCGCGGACGACACATCCTCGCCACGGCGCAGGCCTCGGCCGCGTCGGCGCTACGCACCGGGCGAGGACACCCACGAGCGAATCCTGGCCGCGGCGGTCGATCACTTCTCCCGCTACGGCTACGCCAGTACGTCCATCGCTCGAATCGCCGCGGACGTCGGCATCAGCGATGCCGCGATCATCCACCACTTCGGGAGCAAGCAGGAACTGTTCCTGACCGCGGTCGACCTGCGCGAACAGCCATACGTCCCCGTCGTGACTCAGGTCGAGTCGGTGCGCGAACTGTTCGGGCAGTTCGTGTCGTCGGTCCGAGAGAGCGTGCGGCGCCCGGAACTCGTGCGATTCCGAGCCATGCTGAGCGGTGAGGCCCTGCTCGAGTCGAACCCGGCGAGCATGCGCCTGCGGGAGAACCTGGTCGCCATCCTGGAAGCCCTCGTTCCCGTCGTCGAACGAGGCGTCGCGACCGGAGAGCTCAAACCGGATGTCGATGCGCGGCAGGTGATTCTCGAACTCCTGGCGCTCAACGACGGGGTGCGATCGCAGTGGGCGACCATGCCCGACGAGATCGACCTCCCCCGAGTCTTCGAGACGGCGGCCGACGGTCTGCTGGCGCGGATCACCGCCGACGGGTCAGGCCTGCGGTAA
- a CDS encoding ABC transporter ATP-binding protein: MLIRLLGTYLGPYKRELAGVVLLQLVATGAALYLPSVNADLIDNGVAAGDTGYIMSAGAKMLLVTVVQIICSIGSVYFGARAAMGFGRDVRRAVVSRARNFSSREFGRFGAPSLITRSTNDVQQVQMMVVLSATILVMAPIMCIGGVIMSIRQDAGLSWILAVSVPLLALTMIVMITKLVPAFRTMQTRIDAVNRVLREQITGIRVVRAFVRERSEAERFDEANGALTDTALRVGRMTALMIPVVMMIANLTSVAVIWFGGHEIDNGGMGIGSLTALLSYIMQILMSVMMASMIAMLAPRAAVCAERITEVLDTEPSVLPPAAPVTTMDRPALVELRDAEFQYPGADEPVLRGISFTAEPGKTTAIIGATGSGKTTLLGLIPRLIDVTSGAVTVSGTDVRDLDPELLRSRIGLVPQKPFLFSGTVASNLRYGKPDATDDELWRALEIAQAADFVRAMPEGIETAVAQGGTTVSGGQRQRLAIARALVRRPSVYLFDDSFSALDLTTDARLRAALRPETKDACVIIVAQRVSTIVDADQIIVLEEGTTVGIGTHEQLLETCSTYVEIVESQRSVQEAL; this comes from the coding sequence ATGCTGATCAGACTCCTCGGCACCTATCTGGGGCCATACAAGCGCGAACTAGCCGGCGTCGTCCTCCTCCAACTCGTCGCCACTGGCGCCGCGCTGTATCTCCCCAGCGTCAACGCCGACCTGATCGACAACGGCGTGGCCGCCGGCGACACCGGCTACATCATGTCGGCGGGCGCGAAGATGCTCCTCGTGACGGTGGTGCAGATCATCTGCTCCATCGGCTCGGTCTACTTCGGTGCGCGGGCCGCGATGGGCTTCGGCCGGGACGTGCGCCGCGCCGTCGTGAGCCGGGCGCGGAACTTCTCGTCCCGCGAGTTCGGCCGCTTCGGGGCGCCGTCGCTCATCACCCGCAGCACCAACGACGTCCAGCAGGTGCAGATGATGGTGGTGCTCAGCGCCACCATCCTGGTGATGGCCCCGATCATGTGCATCGGCGGCGTCATCATGTCGATCCGCCAGGACGCCGGGCTGTCGTGGATCCTCGCGGTCAGCGTCCCGCTCCTCGCGCTGACGATGATCGTGATGATCACCAAGCTGGTGCCGGCGTTCCGGACGATGCAGACCCGCATCGACGCCGTGAACCGGGTCCTGCGCGAGCAGATCACCGGTATCCGGGTGGTGCGCGCGTTCGTGCGGGAGCGCTCCGAGGCCGAGCGGTTCGACGAGGCCAACGGCGCCCTGACCGACACCGCGCTGCGCGTCGGCCGCATGACCGCGCTGATGATCCCGGTCGTGATGATGATCGCGAACCTCACCAGCGTCGCGGTCATCTGGTTCGGCGGCCACGAGATCGACAACGGCGGCATGGGTATCGGTTCGCTGACCGCGCTGCTCAGCTACATCATGCAGATCCTCATGTCGGTGATGATGGCGTCGATGATCGCCATGCTCGCCCCGCGCGCCGCGGTGTGTGCCGAGCGCATCACCGAGGTCCTCGACACCGAGCCGTCCGTCCTGCCGCCGGCCGCGCCGGTGACCACGATGGACCGCCCCGCGCTCGTCGAACTGCGCGACGCGGAGTTCCAGTACCCGGGTGCCGACGAGCCCGTGCTGCGCGGCATCAGCTTCACCGCCGAACCCGGCAAGACCACCGCGATCATCGGTGCCACCGGATCCGGCAAGACCACGCTGCTCGGTCTGATCCCGCGGCTGATCGACGTCACGTCCGGCGCGGTGACCGTGTCCGGAACCGACGTCCGCGACCTCGATCCGGAACTGCTGCGCTCGCGCATCGGGCTGGTTCCGCAGAAGCCGTTCCTGTTCTCCGGCACCGTCGCCAGCAACCTGCGCTACGGCAAGCCCGACGCCACCGACGACGAACTGTGGCGCGCGCTCGAGATCGCGCAGGCCGCGGACTTCGTCCGCGCGATGCCCGAGGGGATCGAGACCGCGGTCGCGCAGGGCGGCACGACGGTGTCCGGCGGCCAGCGGCAGCGTCTCGCGATCGCGCGGGCGCTCGTGCGCCGCCCGTCCGTCTACCTGTTCGACGACTCGTTCTCGGCGCTCGACCTGACCACCGACGCCCGGCTGCGTGCGGCGCTGCGGCCCGAGACCAAGGATGCCTGCGTGATCATCGTGGCCCAGCGCGTGTCGACGATCGTCGACGCCGACCAGATCATCGTCCTCGAGGAGGGCACGACGGTCGGTATCGGCACGCACGAGCAGCTGCTCGAGACGTGCTCGACGTACGTCGAGATCGTCGAGTCCCAGCGTTCGGTCCAGGAGGCGCTGTGA
- a CDS encoding YceI family protein, whose translation MKKWWLIGGAVVVVLLAGVLAGPWIYGKFIAEDSAPAASVSTQGAQAASGSVDGQWVVSAGEGANKTAAGYTVSEVLNGARVTVVGTTGQVSGAVSISERKMTAAEVVVQVAGIATDNSRRDGQFRGNVMDAAAYPTATFTLAAPVDLASLPTDGTAATVPVTGTLTLKDQARPVSVDVEVLHSGDTLVASGHVPVTWSDYGITPPSLGFVTVDDHGTVDFLVSLARA comes from the coding sequence GTGAAGAAGTGGTGGCTCATCGGTGGTGCGGTCGTCGTGGTGCTGCTCGCGGGCGTGCTCGCGGGGCCGTGGATCTACGGCAAGTTCATCGCCGAGGACTCCGCCCCGGCCGCGTCGGTGTCGACGCAAGGCGCGCAGGCGGCGTCCGGGTCCGTGGACGGACAGTGGGTCGTGTCCGCGGGGGAGGGCGCCAACAAGACCGCCGCCGGATACACCGTCTCCGAAGTCCTCAACGGCGCGCGGGTGACCGTCGTCGGGACCACCGGCCAGGTCAGCGGTGCCGTCAGCATCTCGGAACGGAAGATGACCGCCGCCGAGGTGGTGGTGCAGGTCGCGGGGATCGCCACCGACAACTCGCGCCGCGACGGCCAGTTCCGCGGCAACGTCATGGACGCCGCCGCGTATCCCACCGCGACGTTCACGCTCGCCGCCCCGGTCGACCTCGCCTCGCTGCCCACCGACGGCACCGCCGCGACCGTGCCGGTGACGGGAACGCTCACGCTGAAGGACCAGGCGCGTCCGGTGAGTGTGGACGTGGAGGTGCTGCACTCTGGTGACACGCTGGTCGCGTCGGGCCATGTTCCCGTCACGTGGTCCGACTACGGAATCACTCCGCCGTCACTGGGATTCGTGACCGTCGACGACCACGGCACCGTCGACTTCCTGGTGAGCCTCGCGCGCGCGTAA
- a CDS encoding TetR/AcrR family transcriptional regulator, which yields MSEELGLRDRKKVATRIALSEAAARLAKERGIELVTADMIAAEAGVSTRTFHNYFSCKEEAVLHHLEAQVLEWADWLRERPADEPILDSLECIVVRATTESEDQLDKMKALADLINSSPTLLAKKMEMHVRLTPMLDEVIAERTGASGLYPSLLQMVVGAACQASLDLWMSGRSTAANPEQVVHEAFDHLRSGLAVPPR from the coding sequence GTGAGTGAAGAACTCGGTCTGCGGGACCGGAAGAAGGTGGCGACGCGCATCGCGCTCAGTGAGGCCGCCGCCCGCCTCGCCAAGGAGCGGGGCATCGAGCTCGTCACTGCCGACATGATCGCCGCCGAGGCCGGTGTGTCCACCCGCACGTTCCACAACTACTTCTCCTGCAAGGAGGAGGCCGTCCTGCACCACCTCGAGGCGCAGGTGCTCGAGTGGGCCGACTGGTTGCGTGAGCGTCCGGCCGACGAGCCGATACTCGATTCGCTCGAGTGCATCGTCGTGCGGGCAACCACCGAGTCGGAGGACCAACTCGACAAGATGAAGGCGCTCGCCGACCTGATCAACTCGAGTCCCACGCTGCTGGCCAAGAAAATGGAGATGCACGTGCGGCTCACGCCGATGCTCGACGAGGTCATCGCCGAGCGGACCGGCGCGTCCGGCCTCTACCCGAGCCTGCTGCAGATGGTGGTCGGCGCGGCCTGCCAGGCATCCCTCGATCTGTGGATGAGCGGTCGATCGACGGCCGCGAATCCCGAGCAAGTCGTCCACGAGGCGTTCGACCACTTGCGGTCCGGCCTCGCCGTACCCCCGCGCTAG
- a CDS encoding sterol desaturase family protein: protein MWETLTAAWGSLLAPLGDPVTLAIPAFVVFLGLEWFAARKLEEADIRGGRAHPPTAGYEFRDARASISMGLVSIATTAFWKFLALIGYSAIWVYLAPWHLPPDAWYTWVILLVGIDLLYYTYHRMAHRIRLIWATHQAHHSSEYFNFATALRQKWNNSGEILMWIPLPLIGIPPWMVFVGFSVSLVYQFFVHTERVGKLPRPVEFVFNTPSHHRVHHGCDPEYLDRNYGGILIVWDRLFGTFQPENQRPTYGLTKPVGTYDIWALQTHEYAAIGRDVRAASTWRERLGYVFGPPGWAPSGVGRAHQ from the coding sequence ATGTGGGAGACCCTCACCGCAGCGTGGGGATCGCTGCTCGCGCCGCTCGGTGATCCGGTCACCCTGGCGATACCGGCGTTCGTCGTGTTCCTCGGGCTCGAGTGGTTCGCCGCCCGCAAGCTCGAGGAGGCCGACATCCGCGGCGGGCGCGCGCACCCGCCCACCGCCGGTTACGAGTTCCGGGACGCGCGCGCGTCGATCTCGATGGGCCTGGTGTCGATCGCGACCACCGCGTTCTGGAAGTTCCTCGCGCTGATCGGCTACTCCGCGATCTGGGTGTACCTGGCGCCGTGGCACCTGCCTCCGGACGCCTGGTACACGTGGGTGATCCTGCTGGTCGGCATCGACCTGCTGTACTACACGTATCACCGCATGGCGCACCGGATCCGACTGATCTGGGCCACGCATCAGGCGCACCATTCGAGCGAGTACTTCAACTTCGCGACCGCCCTGCGCCAGAAGTGGAACAACAGCGGCGAGATCCTGATGTGGATTCCGTTGCCGCTGATCGGCATTCCACCGTGGATGGTGTTCGTCGGATTCTCGGTGAGCCTGGTGTACCAGTTCTTCGTGCACACCGAACGGGTCGGGAAGCTCCCGCGCCCGGTCGAGTTCGTGTTCAACACCCCGTCGCACCACCGCGTGCACCACGGGTGCGATCCCGAGTACCTGGACCGCAACTACGGCGGCATCCTCATCGTGTGGGACCGGCTGTTCGGCACGTTCCAGCCCGAGAATCAGCGCCCCACCTACGGTTTGACCAAACCGGTGGGCACCTACGACATCTGGGCACTGCAGACCCACGAGTATGCCGCGATCGGACGCGACGTCCGCGCCGCGTCGACGTGGCGGGAACGGCTCGGCTACGTGTTCGGCCCACCGGGCTGGGCGCCGTCAGGCGTGGGCCGGGCTCACCAGTAA
- a CDS encoding MMPL family transporter — translation MATYLYRIGRFAYRRKGTVLSIWLAILVLMGVGAATLSGPTKDSFSIPGTPAQQAQDLMAERFADQKSPMDSLSARFVFAAPEGQTLDTPENQAAMDAVIAELRGIDKVSASAKAEPGTPGALTDPVVADAGLQQMAVASAAQQGIPEDVAAANAKALSPLSADRTVGYIEVPFDGQFGDIDQSVRDQIKAAADTGRDAGLNVQISGSAATEAEMPGGITELIGIAVAAIVLVITFGSLVAAGLPLITAIIGIMIGSLGITVATGFMDLSSMTPTLAVMIGLAVAIDYSLFIVSRFKHELSLTDDRSEAAGRAVGTAGSAVVFAGLTVIIALVALRVVGIPFLSDMGAAAASTVFIAVLIALTLLPAILGLFGRKAFAGRIPGLSQRDAEGDDGKVTFARRYAGAVVRRPAVGLIAGVLLLGLLAIPATKLELALPNEGSGDPTTSARQAYDLVNEGFGPGKNGPLLVVVDAQDATVPKDEAFGAVVAKISEQPDVLNAQVVGANDAGDTAQILVTPRSGPSDPSTMDLVADIRGAESGLHDSIGVNYGVTGQTALEGDVSERLQDALVPYLAVVVGLAFVLLMLVFRSLLVPLTATLGFLLSVLATFGATVAVFQEGWGGLAANPQPIVSFMPIFLIGVVFGLAMDYQVFLVTRMREEYVHGASAKDAVTLGFNHGARVVTAAAIIMISVFAAFIAEPNSFIKSMGFALAAAVFFDAFVVRMLVIPSVMALMGDKAWWLPKWLDKILPNVDIEGEKLARALPREKRELEDATVS, via the coding sequence ATGGCCACCTATCTCTACCGGATCGGTCGATTCGCCTACCGGCGAAAAGGCACGGTCCTGTCCATCTGGCTGGCCATCCTGGTCCTGATGGGCGTCGGCGCGGCCACGCTGTCGGGTCCCACCAAGGATTCGTTCTCCATTCCGGGCACCCCCGCCCAGCAGGCGCAGGACCTGATGGCCGAGCGGTTCGCCGACCAGAAGAGCCCGATGGATTCGCTGTCGGCGCGCTTCGTCTTCGCGGCACCCGAGGGGCAGACGCTCGACACCCCGGAGAACCAGGCCGCGATGGATGCCGTCATCGCCGAGTTGCGCGGTATCGACAAGGTCAGCGCGAGCGCCAAAGCGGAGCCGGGCACACCGGGCGCGCTCACCGATCCGGTCGTCGCTGACGCCGGGCTGCAGCAGATGGCCGTCGCGTCGGCCGCGCAGCAGGGCATCCCCGAGGACGTCGCCGCGGCGAACGCGAAGGCGCTGTCGCCGCTGAGCGCCGACCGCACCGTCGGCTACATCGAGGTCCCGTTCGACGGCCAGTTCGGCGACATCGACCAGTCGGTGCGCGATCAGATCAAGGCCGCCGCCGACACCGGCCGGGACGCGGGCCTCAACGTCCAGATCAGCGGCTCGGCCGCGACCGAGGCCGAGATGCCGGGCGGTATCACCGAACTCATCGGCATCGCCGTCGCCGCGATCGTCCTCGTGATCACCTTCGGCTCGCTCGTCGCCGCGGGCCTGCCGCTCATCACGGCGATCATCGGCATCATGATCGGCAGCCTCGGCATCACCGTCGCGACCGGCTTCATGGATCTGAGCTCCATGACCCCGACGCTCGCGGTCATGATCGGCCTGGCCGTCGCGATCGACTACTCGCTGTTCATCGTCTCGCGCTTCAAGCACGAACTGTCCCTCACGGACGACCGGTCCGAGGCTGCGGGCCGCGCGGTCGGCACCGCGGGTTCGGCGGTCGTGTTCGCCGGCCTGACGGTCATCATCGCGCTCGTCGCGCTGCGCGTCGTCGGCATCCCATTCCTCTCGGACATGGGCGCGGCGGCGGCATCGACGGTGTTCATCGCCGTCCTCATCGCGCTCACGCTGCTGCCGGCCATCCTCGGCCTGTTCGGCCGCAAGGCGTTCGCCGGTCGCATCCCGGGCCTGAGCCAGCGCGACGCCGAGGGCGACGACGGCAAGGTGACCTTCGCCCGCCGCTACGCCGGTGCGGTGGTCCGCCGTCCTGCGGTCGGCCTGATCGCCGGTGTGCTGCTGCTCGGTCTGCTCGCGATCCCCGCCACCAAGCTGGAACTGGCGCTGCCCAACGAGGGCAGCGGCGACCCGACGACCAGCGCCCGTCAGGCGTACGACCTGGTGAACGAGGGCTTCGGGCCCGGCAAGAACGGTCCGTTGCTGGTCGTGGTGGACGCACAGGACGCCACCGTGCCGAAGGACGAGGCGTTCGGCGCCGTCGTCGCGAAGATCTCCGAGCAGCCCGACGTCCTGAACGCGCAGGTCGTCGGCGCGAACGACGCGGGCGACACCGCGCAGATCCTGGTGACCCCGCGCAGCGGCCCGAGCGATCCGTCGACGATGGATCTGGTCGCCGACATCCGCGGCGCCGAATCGGGCCTGCACGACAGCATCGGCGTCAACTACGGCGTGACCGGCCAGACCGCGCTCGAGGGCGACGTCTCCGAGCGGCTGCAGGACGCGCTGGTGCCCTACCTGGCGGTGGTCGTCGGACTCGCGTTCGTGCTGCTGATGCTGGTGTTCCGCTCGCTGCTGGTGCCGCTGACCGCGACCCTGGGCTTCCTGCTCAGCGTCCTCGCCACCTTCGGCGCCACCGTCGCGGTGTTCCAGGAGGGCTGGGGGGGACTGGCCGCCAATCCGCAGCCGATCGTCAGCTTCATGCCGATCTTCCTGATCGGTGTGGTGTTCGGCCTCGCGATGGACTACCAGGTGTTCCTGGTGACCCGCATGCGCGAGGAGTACGTCCACGGGGCGTCCGCGAAGGATGCGGTGACGCTCGGGTTCAACCACGGTGCCCGCGTCGTGACGGCGGCAGCGATCATCATGATCTCCGTGTTCGCGGCGTTCATCGCGGAACCGAACTCGTTCATCAAGTCGATGGGCTTCGCGCTCGCGGCCGCCGTGTTCTTCGACGCATTCGTCGTCCGCATGCTCGTCATCCCGTCGGTGATGGCGCTCATGGGCGACAAGGCGTGGTGGCTGCCGAAGTGGCTCGACAAGATCCTGCCGAACGTCGACATCGAGGGAGAGAAGCTGGCCCGCGCGCTGCCGCGGGAGAAGCGCGAACTCGAGGACGCCACGGTCTCCTGA
- a CDS encoding RrF2 family transcriptional regulator: MHITARVDCAVRALVELAAAGPDLVKADALSTAQAIPSKFLEAVLADLRRGGLVSSRRGPDGGYWLTRPASEITVADVIRTLEGPLASVRGERPEDVTYDGPAESLQRVWIAVRVNLRSVLEGVTIADIANGALPEFVAGLTADPGAWSRR; this comes from the coding sequence GTGCACATCACGGCGCGGGTCGATTGTGCGGTGCGTGCGCTGGTGGAACTGGCGGCCGCGGGCCCCGACCTCGTGAAGGCGGACGCGCTGTCCACCGCGCAGGCGATTCCGTCCAAGTTCCTCGAGGCCGTCCTCGCCGACCTGCGCCGTGGCGGTCTCGTGAGCAGCCGACGCGGACCCGACGGCGGCTACTGGCTCACCCGGCCCGCCTCCGAGATCACCGTCGCCGACGTCATCCGCACCCTGGAGGGTCCGCTGGCGTCGGTGCGCGGGGAGCGGCCCGAGGACGTCACCTACGACGGGCCCGCCGAATCCCTGCAGCGGGTGTGGATCGCCGTCCGCGTCAACCTGCGCTCCGTCCTCGAAGGTGTCACCATCGCCGACATCGCGAACGGTGCGCTGCCGGAGTTCGTCGCAGGCCTGACCGCCGACCCGGGGGCGTGGAGCCGGCGCTAG